The Spea bombifrons isolate aSpeBom1 chromosome 4, aSpeBom1.2.pri, whole genome shotgun sequence genome segment AAATCTGAAATGCTGCAGTATTTATACGAGCAGCTAGCCACAGGAGAACCTATCATACCAGATAAGCATGAATAGCCATACGTTTGTCTTTGTTCAGAAAGCTCAACGTACACCATGGCTTGAAGCCATGAAAACAGTGCTGCTAATTTACAATGACCATGGATATATTCAGGAGTTGTgtgttacattattatatattcttttgtTTCATACTGTCAATGTGTTTTGGTATTCTCAGCTTCAAACCTACATTTCAGATGCACAAGATAATGTATGTCATTgttgtatttataaaaaaaaacgggTAAACATctttcaacaataaaaaaaaaaaaaaacagaagcctTTAATACATATGCTGTGTAATTCTGTAGCCATTGTAAATTGTTTGCCATTCGGGAAAGGAAGATCACTAGTCGCTTCCTCCATCCATTTTAAACTGCCTTACGCCTTCTAACCATCATGGCGTCCTGTTTTCGGTTAcaacaaattagttttttttttttttttacaaaaatccaTTGGTGGTTTCATGAAAAGTAAAATATGGGTTTGGGCACATTGTACCGTGATTTTACTGCAAAGTCCATTAGATATTTGATTTGAGGTCACGGAAGACTCAAAAGGGGGTTTTAATCAAAgtgagagttgtggtttccctATTCATTATGAATCGCCATCGCTGGCAATAAGGCACGAACTGGCCATGTATAAAGTGTAAGTCAATTAAAGGAAACTGTGCATTATATAGGACCAGCATAACTCTTCCTATCACTAGGGTTGCCTCTCTAAAATGCATAGTGAAAGAGAGTTGAACCACAacttagtaaataaaccttgTCATCTGGATGTTCCCATGACCTAAACGCTGCCAGATTGTACCAACCAGATCTCCtggtgatgttttttttaaggctgTCTGCTCAAGGATGAAACTGTAAAATGTGAAACAGGGTGCCAAAGGCATGAGTAACTCACATTTCTCTATTTcctttgtaaaaatattatgcCATAGGAAGGGCAGTCTCAGGTGGGCGATAATAGTACTGTATTCTCctatgtataagacgcaccttcattttggggcccgaaaattacgcttctatcatgcccaggttccaggatgATTGTGATAGCtttgctggaatctgggtatgcctgtcTGGGTATATCTGGGTATGCATCTAATggagtgttattgctgttagcaatcatgtatatttaatatagcaatcataCTCTtatcatgcacaagcaaccaacacttacacatccatgctatcacacacacatatttagtTATTCTTTCATTCACGCAGActcatatcccccccccccttacctgaactgcagaccTTCTGgtgccactcgcagacttcaTTTCCCTTTGCATTGCTCGAACTCAGTGAACTTCCCTTGTCCCGCCCAGGGGAGCAGGAACGgagtggagtcatgtgatgtgatgtacattcacatGACTCCACTGGATTCCTGTATCTCCTTGACGGAAGAAGAGACGATGCTGAGCAACTCAGAGATaagcaagaaaaaagaaaactagaaccactgtataagacgcaccctgTTTTTACACtcccagttttttttaaaaaaagtacggTAATATTTCGCCAGGTTTTAGTAGGATGCACATTATATTATGTGGTTATGGGGGTTTGAAAGATTTGAGTAAAAGGATAGGAAAACGTGATATAATACTGGTTttacggggaaaaaaaaatgtaaaagcaaaaccataaagtttttgttttttttattgcattttgtaAGCACACATGCACTTAATGGAGTCgaatgagggaaaaaaaaaaaggtgcaggGGCAACAGGCACATACTATCCTAAAATAAATTATGGCAACATGATTTAAATGCAGTGCTAGGGATCAGCACAAAACACACACTAGATCAACGGCACACTGCCTGGGCATTGCAGTAGCAGCTTCTATATTCCACAAGGTTTAAAAAGGGAGATCTGGCTTAAGCCACAAGCGAATCCAGTCCTGTAAGTCACATGTCACTTTTGtcttatgtttaatttaaaattattcaGATTTCCAGCTATACCGTCACATCTTCCTCTTCAGCAAAAGGTACAGATAGAGCATTTCCTTCTCTCACCATATTAAGCTAGATTCCTTCCATCGCTGCTGCCTGCACATGCTCCATATACAGATTTCTACTTCAGTTCCTAAACTGTAAAGCTATTCCCACAACTGTTAAGAGAGAATTGGATTAAAAGATGCAGCAGCAGCACGTCCCCTCTCACATACAgcacatcatttattttatggatACTGAACTATTAAAGCGTGCCTCTAAGATTCAAAAAAAGTTCTCCACAGGTGAATCTGTCGACAAGACAGTAAGAATTTTATGAAAACCCGTTTTCTGGATCTCTGGACCAGATTGTGTGAATTATTATTGCAGAATAACAGTTCAAGGTATCAGGCTAGTAACACTTGCAGTTAAATGCTTCAGTTTTGTATTTTCAAGTGCGTGTAAACTGCACAGTCAATAAGTGGTATGTGCTTTTCCAAGTAAGAAGAGAttgaattcatttaaaatagacattaaaatttattttgtcaaataaaaataaccatgCACAGCTATGCATGTTATTTCAAAGttcttcataaaaaaatacttctgtTCTTAAAATAAACCTTGTCACAGCATTCACGGAGATGATATATAGAAATGATGCTTTAGTTAAAGATACCCTCGGCAGGCACTAGCTCCGCATTTGCAGACTGTCCTAAGTCTCTTCCTCGGTGGATCCATGTCAATAGAATCAGAGCTGAGATCCCCAGAACCtggaatatacaataaaatgctTAGATGTCCCTTCATGTCACCTTTAACCTTAATATAGTGGTCGGTGCAGCAGCATACCGTTTTAATGGCATTTCCTAAACTCAATCATACGGATGGTGCAGTCACCAGAAAAATGAGATATACAGATATTGTCAGACACACAATAATCTAACCTTTCATTTGGTAATCAAATGTCAATTCCTCTCCCGCTTTTATATGGCGTGTTGAGAACAATGCAATCCGAGGAAGGCGCACATCTAGGTTATCAATGAACACGTTGAACACTTGGAGATTTGGAtcacactgaaaaaaaaaggggtgaCAAACACTATTACACatgcacataatatatatatatatatatatatatatataaatacacagagattttaaaaactttaaagcTTTAGCTACTTGTTATAAAGTTCTAGTTTTGCATCAACATTAATACTAAAACTGcaccatctaaaaaaaaaaaaaaaaaaaaaaaagcttacacTGTGATTTACAAAATGTGAGACGTTCCCATATCGAGCAGCATCCACAGTGAACTCATCTGACTCGTAGTCTAGATCAAAGAGATAAGTGATTCCTTTGCTGTCATACTGCTGACCCCTTCTCTCTGCTTCCTCACTGGTTATTACCTGTGAAAAAGTAACACTTACTGGAGTGATATTCACAACAAGGGATTTATTTCACATCTTGCCAAAACATATATGGATTTAAATACCCATGGGTGATGCCATTTTTTTATCATGACAACTCACTCTTAACTGAAAAACTTCCAAAAGGTATTTATCACATGCAAAGAGTAAAAGCAATAAgtagtattaataaataaatgtacttatGTTTAAAGCTATGATGGCTACAGTTCCCCCTTCTACACATATAATTGGTATAAAGAAATTgactaacttttatttttttttttttatagttttacataAACCGTTTATTAATGAAAGGCTAAAATAAGCTCATTTTTTAGGAACAGAATGTGTAGATACATCCTCAGTCAGAGGAACTGAGGTGTTGCTTTCCCTGCTACTTAGTGACAAATACCCCGTTATAAGATGCCTATCGAGTCCTCTCTATTGTTTGTACATACCTCTCCAAcatattccattacaaaactGTTCTTCTTAATTTTCTGGAGTGTCTTAACGCCCCATCCACGACCATTTTCCGTCCTGAAAATGCATAAGGAGTAAGGTGGACCTTTCTGTACCACCCGATTAGCACAATCTGGACCACACTTGCATCTTGAGTTGCATTCATAAATAGGCCTCCCGGGCTCTACTATAATCTGTTTGTGCTCATTATAGGCAAAGTGAACCCCGGCTTCCAAGGGGCAACATTTACCAGTAAAGCAGTCCGTGCACTCACAACCAACAATGGCCTCACCCACAGTATTAATTCCCGGAGAGGGCTTGTAATCATTGATGTAGTGGAAGTCTTTGGGAGGACCCTCGAGATCAATATTATTTTCCACATAAATCATTCCTCCGAGGAATTTTTTCGAGTTCAGTTCGTGTTCCCAGCGTCTTAGTGCAATTCGTTGTTTAGCTTTCTTCACTATATAGTTGGACACACCAGGATCCAAAGACTTAATATTGTTCTTTAACACACCAGACTTTTTCGACTTCAGATCAAACAGGTACTTGTACAGGTCTGCGGAAAACTGTTTTAGCATTTCCGGACACTTTAGGTTTTCTTTGGGCTCCCACGAGTTACAGGATGCCGGCCATCCCTTCCATTTCACAAGAAAATATTCCTtaccctttaaataaataaacatgctAAAATTAATTGTTAATCACAAAAGTGGCAATTTCACAGTATTTGCTCAATATAACAGAACGTCAGATGTTATGTCAGGCCTATGAAGAACATGTACAGATATTAAAGCCTAGTGGCCACCAATACAGTACAGCTGGCAAGCCTACTGATCAAGATGACACGTTGTCAAGCTAAAGGAGAAGCAATGCAGTCCTGCACAGTGTAGAAGTTACAAGCCTAGTTTCATTAAGTGTATTTACAGGGGAATATTTTCTTATTGTTAGATTAAAACAAATTTTCAAAAGTATTGTGCTGTTCTCATTTTCAAAAACGGTGAGTTTTGAGTTAATCacataatgaaagtctatggaggaacggggTTCATAAGCTTTGCCAAAAAGAATCGGTTCAGCGGggaaagtcactcaaaataCTGCATGGCTGACAACAATGATAGCCTCCAACTCTCCAGATGAAGGTTAAAAGATAAAGATAAGACCGGGATTTTGTCAATGCTGACATGTTACTGTATACGGCCCTGTGTTTTATGCTCAAAGGgaaaaatatttgccatttaAAACTGAAAGGGGACAGGGATAGACACTGTGCTTCCAGATGTATTATCGCTCATCCAAGGAAAATAACTTTTGCTTTCATACAAGAACATTTCTATTATAATTCTATATTATCATGACATGCACAGGTTTTAGTTTTTGAAGGTCTTGACTTTTTATAACTCACCTTTTCCAGTTTAAAGTCACAAAGATACTCCACTTCGTAAACGTTTGAGTTCTTTCTGGTTATCTCAATACATTggcaagtcaatttttctttccTGCACAACTCTTGCAGCGTTTCATGAGAGGCAAGGCATGGCACACACCAAGCTGTAGAGAAGAGCATTCGGCTTAATATTTTCATGCTGTTCACACTCCACGTTTTAGACACACAAGAGAAAGAAGGACAATTTCCTTAGTTGCAGATTGTCACTTCGCCAGAAGTATTTTCCTATCGTAAGCGAAAAATGCAGGAGACATTTCTGCTCACAAAGCAACACGACGCGTGTCTAAGGCCACAAACATCCAGAGCGCCCTGCGTTTACATGCAATCAAACATAACAACAGCGCCTGAGTTGCTGTAAGCTGTGCCAGGTTAGGGACTCCAGCAAGAGGATGAATTTCGCAACTACCACGacgattaaccccttctggtCAACAACCAATCCTCCACATTTCCGTAAATGGCACCGCTTCTAAAGGGAAGCTTATGCGTGAATAATGTCAGATAAACATCTCTCCTGAGATACTTTTAATTGGTATTAGTGTGCATGAGTGGTTAGTCTTGAATGTTAAATAGGATaaggtacaatttttttttttttttttagaatggaaAGGTTCTATCGTGCTGAAGAGGCATACGTTATTTCAGGTTGTGATGGAACTGACATTGCATCCGATTTTAAGGCAGCTTAGCAACACATCTAGGACCTCCGATGTTGGGTCTACAGTTCGGAATATTCTTATACTAACCATGGATTTGTTCCGAGTGGGAACAGACTGACAATCCAGGCATTCATTCAGATATATGCAATTAGTTTATGATGCTGGCCATTGGAGCAGCTCAACACTTTGCCACATCTTACTGCTCTGAATAACTTGGGGGATTTTACTACTTAAGGATCTCAGGAAATCGTGAGAATTGGGGCTGTGCATTTtgcttttaaacaaaataaataaaaggcacTTAACATGTTTTACTGTCCCTAACAAGCCAGTTTTAGGAAGTACCAGACAATTGACAATTACTGAAGCACAATAtgaatatacagatatatatttgcAATAATATTAGCAATTGAATGTAACAAATGTGAATATAATGCTATGGTGAGAACACCTGCTCATTTAATACCGCAACAGATAATCTCAGGCATTTAAGACGCCAAGCTAATGGCAACACATTGAACAAttcaccatgacatcactggcTCAAAATTGCATGAGAGGTTCCCAAAAAGAATCTCAAGCCATACTGCTCCGagaacagtgcaaaaaaaaaataattttaattaaaagagcCCTTTAACACACCAaagactgaaggggttaaagaaaggcAATCAAAGGTGCCaggaatattttgttttctgaatgcacaataccaaataaaaagaaagacaaaacaAGTGTCTTTACATATCCGTGGTTCAAAAAAGCAGGGTTTTCTGTTCCctttcaaatgtatttactaaacaTTATTCCCTGTGGTGTACTTAAGGGTTCGGGGCAACATGGTGTgctggaaaagaagaaaaaactaaactggaaaaaaagagCAGCCCAAGTTCTCTGAGTTGGTGACATGAAAACAGAAAAGAGCCGACCCTGATCAGACAAGGAGTGAGTGCAGCATCCGTGATGGGTGGAATCCATCGGATCCTTTTAGTGAAACATCAAAGAGCCTGTTATTGTCTGTCCATGTTACCCCAGCCTTGGTTGCTACGCAACACACCAAGCGTCATGATTTCCCTATTAGAGGCATGTAAGGTAAATGGTGCGACCCCATAAAAAGTACCAAATCAACCGCTTTTCTTACTTATTTTAATGagctaaaaaaacatcttacaGGGCATGTTGACAAACACTgatttgtgtgtatattgtgcGGGTGACACAGCCCCAAACAGGTTGTACACTGTCATTTTATATTACCATGCGATCAATACGTGAGGACTATTATATGAATCACACAGCTCGGTTTATTCACATTAGAGTATGTGGCAGAGATGTGTTTCAGTTCCTTGACTTCACCATACATTATAGTGGGCCAAACGCAACATCTGTTGTAGGAAGAGTTTAGCTGGCCCCGGGTGATGTATAgtcaaatcagtgagatttctgaGATCAGGGCCGACTCCATTATGAATAAAGCAGCTGGtgttagcccttcataatgaatagtgaaaccGCAGCCTTAATACACACGTGTACCTATGCGCAATACATATGGGCAGTGTAGGGTCAGTTAAGGTTTCATATGTGCACGGGCTTTCTATAGATTCAGGACTCGACACCATATGACCGTTTCTTTCAGCGCACTCATTAACTTTAAACCGCTCTCAGGCGAATATAACCGAAAGGAGAAACCCAATGAGGGAGATAAAAGTTGGTATATAGGGGTAGACAGATAACACGCATGTCTCTAGCTTTAAACAATATGCTACGCGAGGTGCTTCGGAAACCACGCGCGGCGTGGGAAAGTCAGATGTTATTCACCAACCGCCTCACAGTTAATCCAGTTTGCGTTGCGTAGCGCCTTTTACCTCAGCACAGTTGTGTGCAACACGCTCTTAAGGCACTTAGGAAGCGTGCGGGGCTCGGTATACGGCACTACGCGCAGCTACAAATGCAAAGCGCTTAGGACGGGAAGGCCCGCGATCTCCGGTTTCGGTGGCTCCGTGACAACTTTATAAAGTACCTCAGACACCGCCCCGCCgaaatatacacacaacattCTACTCACCACCGCGCGTCACAGCCATCTTGTCCCATGCCCATCAAATTGCCTCCGCGTGACGCCACAGCATCGTCAAACCCCTCCATAAGACACACCCACCGCTACTAAACGAAACACAAAGTTCTATACACTAAAGCCGTACAACAGCCTAACTTGCGGGTTTGTAATAGGATGCATTTTCTTGAAACCTCTGGCAGAACATGCTTGTAGTTCTTAGTCTTCGCTCAGATAACTTCCTACCCAGAGGTTTATATTTGCATTTGATGGTACTTTTTATTACTGACGCAAATTGGAATTGAGGTCGCTGGCGTTTAGGACTCTGGGCCTCCACGCGAGGTTTCACCTGATACGCTGCGTCTCGTTTCGTCACAGTGACGCATGTTCAAAACAGAGCGGTTAAAGCGAATGGAATAGGTTTGCCGCCAGTGCAATTGCTTTATTTGGCCATTACTTTAACCCTGTCAGGCCCGGAGATTTTCTTAACCAAAGGACCAAGATATTTTTTGTCGTTCTTACCATGTCTGTTAAAGATTTtgtccccttttccatatttgatgaacccgCACAAGTTATGCATAATTTTGTTCAGGAGAAATagggccttcttttaaaatcacaGAAATACATAGAACATAATTCCAGGGGGCCATGTCtatgctttacatattaccctatatgaagtttttggggggtttggctttttaatgtatttcttacCTATAGTGGAAGGGCTAAGgggcgcttttttttttttagaaaaactttttttttgtacctcaTCGTGATCTGTTACTGCTACTAACTACAATCAGCCAACAGGGAAAGCTATGGGAGAATCCCCTGTCCTAAAGTAAACCTGCTGCGGGTGTCAGCAGTGACTACAACCATAAGGCGCACACCGTTACCATCGGTCAGCAGAAAACCAGTAAAGGGTCTTCTGCTGACGGGAGAGACCAGGCTGAAAACTTGAAATCTGAAGACCCCCCTCTTCCCCAAAAGCACATATACTCATTTTCTGCTGCACagaagggggtggggaggagCAGTTGCCCCTTGGGCTGCTATTTCCAGCTTTGCCTTGTGTTTTACATGCAATTCCACACTTATCCAACCACTTACACCAATACCAATTCTTCTCTGTGCCCCTTTCTGTAAGCGGGTGTTGGGTTGGCCTGAGTAGTACGCACATTGAAGGTGTACTTTGGGCTGGGCCCATTGGGTTGAGTGAAGCTGGCAATCTGCTGCTGGAGAGGCAGCAACCTtgtatataagaaaaaataaagggcatttaaacaaaaggaaataaaacctagTTTTCCATTTCGGGTTCATTAATTCGGGGCAACTATGGTGAACTTCATTCCATTTCCTCCCCTCTCCAAtggaaacataaataaaaatgatattgaTTCAATTTCCATTCTATTTAGGCTACTCTTTAAGTTCTATAGACCCCTCTGATTCCATGGCACCAGTGCACAATATATGCATTTACAGATCACTGACAGATGTAGACTGTGTCCCATGAGAAATTACCTTCTCAATCATTTATTGTACCCACACATACTACatattttctttagataccattatttccTATcacataatttactataaaacgtGTTCTATGCGGTTTTTAATGCCGTCCCATTTTTGGACTGTTAGCAGCTGTACGCTATAATCAGTACTTTGCCAAAGTAAACATTGAAGTTTCACATCAACTTCCATTCTTCCTACCCTTTAAAAATTTGCACTCCAGCCAAATTCCTTGTGTTCCTGATTATTATAGTGTCTGAGTTACAAATGGACAAATTAAACAGAACGTTAACTACTTGGGCCCTATGATGATCAGTCTTGCTCTGATAATCGGC includes the following:
- the SUV39H2 gene encoding histone-lysine N-methyltransferase SUV39H2, which gives rise to MAVTRGAWCVPCLASHETLQELCRKEKLTCQCIEITRKNSNVYEVEYLCDFKLEKGKEYFLVKWKGWPASCNSWEPKENLKCPEMLKQFSADLYKYLFDLKSKKSGVLKNNIKSLDPGVSNYIVKKAKQRIALRRWEHELNSKKFLGGMIYVENNIDLEGPPKDFHYINDYKPSPGINTVGEAIVGCECTDCFTGKCCPLEAGVHFAYNEHKQIIVEPGRPIYECNSRCKCGPDCANRVVQKGPPYSLCIFRTENGRGWGVKTLQKIKKNSFVMEYVGEVITSEEAERRGQQYDSKGITYLFDLDYESDEFTVDAARYGNVSHFVNHSCDPNLQVFNVFIDNLDVRLPRIALFSTRHIKAGEELTFDYQMKGSGDLSSDSIDMDPPRKRLRTVCKCGASACRGYL